In Phaseolus vulgaris cultivar G19833 chromosome 7, P. vulgaris v2.0, whole genome shotgun sequence, the genomic stretch GAATGTGTAATTTGCATTCATAAGTAGACTTCAATACATAATTGGGGATATATATGCACCGATTAGGGTTTGttttttgtatttgttcttttttaatacatttatatatGATATGGAaggttttatatatatatatatataccctTCATTTGGTTTACTGTTATTTTGGGGGATGTGTAGTTGATTAAGTTTGTAGTGAGACGATCCATTTCCTTGTGTGCATGCATAGGAGCGAAGaccataattgaaaaataacatcTGCCTGTGAGTACTAagtcttccatctgttgtaggGGGACAACtgatttttctttcttcctcAATTTCAGGAACTGACAGCAGAGATATCTGAACTACAGCGTAAAAAAGAAGATCTTGAAGCTGAATTGAAAAAGGTATGATATTCCACTTTTTTCTTGTGGTGGTGGGGAGACTTGTTGTAAATGATATTTGCTTGACAAAATgggtttatttattattttcttcatttctaCTCATGCAATGTGCTGGTCATGCAATCTTGTTGTCTCTTTTATATCCTTGTGGATTATGGATTGATATTTGTCGAGAAACCTTGTATTGCCTGCATATGTAAGATTCTTTGGACATTGAATGTGAATTTTGTTCTTTGAGTTTTCTGCTAATAGCAATAAATGGTAGTTTGCTTATTATATTGTTAAAATGACTCCAACTTTAATATATGGGATGTTGTTGGAGGAGTGATGATGCCTTtcttaactaatttataaataattgaaatCTGGCATCTGAGGTAGGTTAACACTTCTTTGGCTGCTGCTCAAGCACGGCTATGGAATGTGAGGGAAGAGAGAGACCAGTTTGAGGAAGCAAACAATCAGATAGTTGAGCACCTGAAGATAAAGGTTCGAAGttctatttttcaattttacgTATCCTTAAATAAACATTCCTGAATAGTGTGACTCTCAGCATCTAGTTGTCTGAAATTTTGGTTTGACCTTGATCGATAGGAAGATGAATTTTCAAAAGCCATTAGCTCATGTAAGGTTGAAGCAGATGTTATCAAAACCTGGATTAATTTTCTGGAAGATACTTGGGTTCTTCAGCGGTCAAATGCAGAAACTAACGACAAGCAGGTCAAGTATGGAACTGAATTTGAGTAATGATAAATGTTTCGTTGCCTGTAAAATAGACCAATTTCACATATACTACTATATCCTTCAACAAGAAATCTATAAATTATAGTTATTCtgcttttgttctttatttttcacGAATTATTATTTTCACTAATCCTTACTTTTTTAAAGTGATGAATTGGGGAGACATGAGGACTACTTTGTGAACTTGGCCATTCAACTTCTTACTGCTTATCAGGTACTTGTTACGCTTTGCTGATTCAAATAATGGATGTATAATGACAGACTCCTTTTTACTTCCCTCCTGGTTTTTCCCATTGGTAGTATGACCTGCTATGTTGTGTGCAGAAAGAGTTAGAGCCTTCTATTAACCATATTGGAACATTTGTCGTGAACCTCAAGAATTTAAATCAGAGGTAAATACCTTTTAAGGGTGTTCGATTGTATATTTCTTTGAGTGCAATATTTTCACCTCGTTAACACAAAAAATTAGATTATCTTCAATAAATGAGCTGGTAATCAAATGATTGGTATTTTCATTTGTCCATGTGTTATTTTGTTTATCTATTTTCTCTGATTTTGTTGAGGATACAGGTTAAAGATGACATCCAGTTCAGATACTGAGGATTCAGAAGTATTAAGTCCAAGGAAAAATCTTGAGGAGGAATATTTGACCTACGAAGCCAAGGTATATATGCAACCTAGCATAATTTGAAATCACTGGCTTGTTCATCTAGCAGTTTTACTTATCTATTGTTTTGGATTGTGCAAGTGTGAATTTGGTTTTTTAACTCTAATGGCAACATGCAATCCATGTAACTTACTTTGAAGGCAGATCTTCGGCAGTTTAAAAATGAACTGCACCTTGTCCACTTCTATCCAATAACCCACGAGTTTTAAACTGTATttgcttttttttaataaaagagcTTAAACATTTTAATGGTGAGATCTTGAACTGCACAACCTGCAGTTTTAAAATGAACTACAGGGTATCCAATTCCAACTGACTTTACCTAATAGGATAAGACTATCAATGCTGTTGGCTGCTGCTAGTCCTTGCTTTCTGCTTAAATAAGTTTGATCTCCCAATATATGTTGTATGCTGTATGTTTTGTCCATGGCCAAAGCAATGGAGTAGTGCTTATGATTTGCTCGGATTTGTTGATGGTTTTCTTTCGTTGTTTCAGATCATTACCACCTTCAGTGTAGTGGATAATATGAAACAGCAGTTTTACGCTCAGCATGGGAAAGTTTCCAGGTTCtgtattttctttctatatAACTTTATTGGGCTGCTTTATTAACTTGAGAATtgaacagtttttttttttatacaagttcaaaataaatttgtctTAATCCAGCAGAAAGTTGGAATTTTTGTAACCGGTTTTCACCCAAACTCACCTTTTACAAACCATTTTGTTCTCTTCGTGTGAAaacattttatcatttattgATATGCAAGATGTTGTAATAAATGCCGTTTCCATGAATAGAAGATTATCGTTGCATCAGACACCTTGTACTAAATTATTTCCTTTTCACTTGTTGGTCTCACCAATCCAGGAATGATGAAGGGAGAGTTAAAGAGCTGTTTGATGCCATTGAAAAGTTACGAACTAAATTTGAGTCTATTGAGAGACCAATTCTTGATATAGAGAGTCCTGCAAAGGTTGAAACTCCACCTTCTGAGAAGTTGGATGGTACTCCTTCACTTTCTGCACCAGCTCATGGTGCAGAGCTTTCAAAGCCAGAGACAGATGAAGAGCCAAAATCATCTTCAGTTAAGGCTGACCAGGTATTAGACCATGAAGCTGAGTTAGCTCAGCTGGAATCTGAGTTTGGGAAGGTTAGTCAAGATTATTCAGCAGAAGAAATTGGTGATTGGGAATTTGATGAGCTTGAAAAAGAATTGGCTTCTAGTTAGGTCAATCTTATTTATGAGTAATTAAGCTTGCTGTTGTATTTTTATAAGGAGGCAAGTTCAAGTATCATAAATTTGAAAGCATGGGTCGGCTCTTAATGAAGCCTCAGTTTGGATCCAGATATCTTTTAATTTGTAAACATTAGAGCATAATTTCTTGATTCTTCTGTAAATTAATGAGTATGTAACATGCAGACCAGTCACAGTTATTTGAAACAATTAGTATGGTTATGAATAGAACCGTTAAATCGAATGACTGGAGAAATTCTAATGTCATCCTATCCTATTCTACTGTCATTCTTCTATTGGTTGAAAATTGCAAAATTATGAGTTATGTATGCAATTTTTAGTCTTCTCTAACAAATTTTAGTTGACAATAGTGTTAAAAAAGTGTGTTAGCATTTATCTTTGAACTATCTATATTTATGGCATGTTTGGATCAGAGAAAACAAATAAGAATTTTTAGatagaaataaaaaagtgaaataagagatattcaaagtgttccTCCCTTTTTAACAGagttgtttattatttttattataaaatatttataaaataaaataagaaatataacAAGTGTTCTTCCCTTTTTTGGAGTGTTTTTTCTTTGCTAAGTGGTAGTTACCAAAAAGTGTATTTCCTTCTAATTTCTCTTCAAAATAaacattgaaaatttgatttttttttttaatctttttcttgccttttctttctttctatatTTAATGAGTTTATATTCAAATAAACCTTCACTAGAATGTAGCTTATGTTCCAAGAACCTTTGTCTTCTAGTATAGGTGGAATTTTTTGCCAATGACTCTGTACCTAACATTCTAAGGGATGGAACTTAAATTTTGTAGCTGCTAATCAATCTTGTAAAGTGATTCTAAAAACAATTCATGAATCTATCCACGTGGGATAAATGCGCCAAGTGTATTATTAGTCTTGAGATGGATGTTACGACAAAGAAAATTATTGGCTTAACAAGGAAATTTTggcattttttttcaaatctgatcCCTTCTAGTAACAAAAACAAAGtagtgttttttatttatttttcctgATAGAGATGCAGTTTTAATCCATGTTGACATCATATTATAATCTATAAGTAGGTTTGAGAAAATAAATGAAGATGCTTGACAACCAAACTTGGCGACAAACTGGGCATGAAAGTAAGGTGGCCATTAGCATAGGTCCTGCATCGACAGAAAGAACCAACAATTTGGTTGTGTTTTTTTAGCGAGTTGGCAACGAAAGAAGTTGCAAATTGGGGGAAAAAAGAGGAAAAGTTAGGAGGTTCTTGTTTTGTTTGGACTAAAAAATGGAAAAGGGAAAAGGATGGTAAACTCAAAAGTAGGTAGGAGTGTGTTAAAAGATGATGACAAACACACTCTCGAGCTTTGCAGGCATTCCGGCCTCAGTCTCTTCTCCCACCATTGCTTGTCGGGTCATGTGTTGCTTCTTTCTCTACTCATTCTTGATCAGTGTGTGCATTTACTATAATACTTTATTCACTTACGATAGAACTTCATTTTTCAAAGtgaaattaataaacataaaagtGGTGTAGTTAAAGAAGACACGAATAATTTCAAATCAATGAAAAAGATGCCCATGTTTTGCATCCGTGTACACCAAACCAAAAGGTTTGGCAGGGCTTTCCCCGTGTGCAATTATTCACTAAAGTGCGTTAAAACAAAGGCAGGAATCCAGTTAAAAGTGCTAAAATGTAAGGTATTCATCTTTCCTAATCATGTTCATTTTGGTGCACAGCACAATGATAAGTAGTTAAGTACTAATATGAATGCCAAAGTGCATGCCCTCAGACATGTCTTGTTCAGAAACCCAATTTGCTTGTATGTATTAAGATGTagattttaaatctaaatcaATCTCATAAAACTAGTTTATCAGGTGAaaagtggattttaagcctaAGTCAATCTCATAAAACTGGCTTATCACGTGAgaaatgaactttaagcctaactcaaccttataaaaccagTTTACGAGATGAGTTTGTCACGATGAAAtctctaatctctagttgacGTGGGAAATATGTAGTGTTATACAAGGTTCCAAAATAGACTCTTTCAATTTCAGACTAGCTTTCCAGAGACAAAAGTACCCATAACTGACTTTAGTCACAGTATGAGAGTCAAGGACAAATACTGTAGTTACTGCTGCCAGGAGATTCTGGTGTTGTACTTTTCTTTCAGTTTTAGTCCTCCAATTTCTAAACAAAGGCcaagttaaaatattaatatcattcAAGCATACCCTTCTGCATAACAAGAAAAAACATTGCAATTCACTGGTTTTTAATTAAGATGTTTGTTTTGATTAAAAGTAATCAAATCAATGGCTTCAATCATCATGTAATATCTTGGTTCTAGCTTCCCATTGTGCAAGACTTCATCATGCCAACAGCACTAAGCAAGTAACTAACCTGCAGTGAGACACACTGCAGTTTTTGGACAATTTCTCTGCATTATTAATTTCTCGtggaaacaaaataatttaaatcatGTCATGCTAGTTACCATTGGCAGCAAAAGAAGTATAAAAGTAGCAATCCCAATTAGAAATAAGCCACAATGGTTATGTTGGGTGGGTCAGTGCTTCTCCCCATAAGAAAACCAATCAGGTCCTAATTTTACATTTGACATCCTTCAATATTGACAagacatgaaataaaaaataaaaagcaacAAGATTAGAATACCACTAATTCCATGATACTGCTTTTTGAATATATCATTCTATGCACTTTCAAAAGCAGTACAAGTACCACTCTTCATTTTTCCATAATAAAACCTCAGCTACCATTAGCTGCTATCCCCTGATAGAGAGAAGTCCAAAATACAAGAGTAGTGAACCTGAGAAGTAGCAATGGCTACAACACTCTTAGCATGTGATCCTGCAGATGATGATTACATTGACATGGAAGTCAACTCATACTCCAACTTCTTCTGCCATTCTCAATCCTATCCACAGCCTAGAGAATTTGAGTTCCAAATGTCCTCCATTGTTCAAGAGAAAGAAACAACAACCTCACCAGCTGATGAGCTTTTCTACAAAGGAAAGCTCCTCCCTCTTCACCTCCCCCCTAGGTTACAAATGGTTGAAAAACTCCTTGAAAAATCCACCTCTCCTTTTGACAAAGAAGATGATATCTTTGAGGAGTTCTTTAGCACTCCTCTAGCCACTACCTACACAACACCAACTGCAGGCACCCCATTTGAATCCTGCAACATCTCTCCATCAGATTCTTGCCAAGTTAGCAGAGAACTAAACCCTGAAGAGTATTGCAACCTTGCCTACCCAACAGATACAAGTGGTGGATTTGTTGTTGAAAACCAGAAGAAGTCATGGACAAAGAAACTGAAGCAATCTTCACTAGGTTCAAAGTTGAAGGCTTCAAGGGCTTATCTCAAGTCTTGGTTTGGAAAATCTGGTTGCTCATATGAAACCTATGCAACCTCAACCAAAGTTGCAGATGAAGGATCGGTTTCAAAAGCCAGGGAAGTTTTGAACAAGCATGTGCAAGTGGCAAAGAAAAACCCATATGGACAAATTCACAGGGACAGATATCAGTCCTCTAATTCTGCCATGAGAAgctacaaagaaaagacaaGTGAGGATGAAAATAACCAGCACAGAAGGTCATTCTCGGTAGGCATCAAAATGCTATCAGGGAACaagtcatcatcatcatcttcatctaTGTCTGGCTCAACTTCATTTTCATTCTCAAACAAATCATATGGAAGCCAAGCGCGGCAGCTGCTGAAAAGGTGCAGCAGTACAAATTCAGAGATAGAAAATTCAATCCAGGGAGCAATTGCACACTGCAAGAAGTCTCAGCAAGTGTTATCTTCAAAGAAGACTGCAAGCGAAGTAGGACTCTACTCAGTGTCTGCATCTAGAACCTCAGTTTGTGAAGATCATGAGAGGGTTGAACCTCGGAGGGGCGGATAGGGAATTGAAAAAtagcttttcttattttgtattCTTCACACATtgtctttcaattcaaaagtaACTTTGGTGAAAGATAGCTTCATTCACCAgcactaattttagaaacactCATGGTTATCATGGATATTTATTTAAACCTTGTCTACAGAAGATAGTTGCTTTTAGTTCCTAACCAAATTATTAAGAGTAGAGAATGAGATTATTCTGAAAATGAAATTCATAACATTGTACTATCCACTTTCAAGCTAAAACTTTGTTTGTTGAAAATCCCAAGTCGATTACACAAACCTATCTCATAACTTAACAgagaattacaaaagaatcgaCCAGAAATGTTAAGTCTTTTATgagacaaaacaaaaaattacaaactaaGAAAATCCTATGAACCTCGTCTCATAGGCCCGGTTTTAGGTCCGGTTTATGAAACTTTGATCGAAACAACCAAAACAGtgacagttttttttttttaaaaaatttggaCTCTGTAACCTGAAAAACTGATTTGATCTTTCTCCAGGTTGTAAATCAACAGTAACAATCAATTATTGTACTATGATAGGAATCGATATGTATACATCAAGCATTTTCATCTGGATCTTAAAACATATAAGGAATGGTGAAAAGTATATCTTCAACTAGAAATCTCATTGCTTGTAAATGATGTCAACTAGAATGGTGACAATACAATGCGCACTATAAATGTCTGATACTTGATACTAAAAAATTGATTCTGTTTTGCACAATTCCTTTAATCAATCATGAGAAAGAAATGATTAGTGCAGGCACAGTACAAACATAATGAATATAAGAGTAATGTGGACATCAAAACCCAATTGTTGAAGTGGAAAGCATAATAATATGTACAACTATTAAATTGAGAACAGGCACATTGCAAGATCTTctcaaaaagaaaaagttgaacttaGAAAACAAATGAGAAAGTTATAGCTATCTACTAATGCAATCCTAGGCTCTCACTGCCAAAGAATACTACTAATTCAGTTGTGTTCAAATGATGACAAGAAGGTGCGATtataccagcactaatgcaccggatcctATTAGAACTTCGAAGTTAAGCGTGTTTAAACAAGAATACTACTAAGATAATGCACCGGATCCTATTAGAACTTCGAAGTTAAGCGTGTTTGAACAAGAATACTACTAAGTTGAGAAATCTTCGTGTTGCacctcttttaaaaaaaaaaaatgatggcAAGAATAAAGAATACGAATCTATTCATGTCATGTGCCAATGAATTGTATTTGCTTATCTGTCAAGTTTGATCATCTAAGTTTCCATTAATTTTATGAGATTTCTTTAATGAACAAATAAATGTGATTGCCATACACCAATTTTTCCAATAAACAAATGTCTTTTAAAGTTGAAATACATGTTTTTTAGGTCCCTTCTAAATTCTATCAAATACTGAGAGGGTAACAATCATCATGATTGTAGAAGCCCACATGTCTTCGTCCCTTGGCAACTACTATAAGACATTTATAGGCCTTTAATTTCTCTGTGAAGAAAATTTCTTGACCATTAAAGTAAGCTTATATTCTATTATATGGCAAAAAGCTTGTCAGAGCAactgagaaagaagaaaaaagaagagcTATGAGGAAGTAAACTTCATACGTAAAAGAATGTGTTAAAATATTCACACTTATGTATAAAAAGATCCTTCAGTGCAGACAAGGTGACAAACAGCTTTTCAGGTGGTTCTATTCTGATTTCTTTAAGTTATCAGATGTTCTACAACTTTTGTAggtatgaaataaatattttatgtataatGTGGATGCCTTCTACTTGGCTTTTCTCCTCgaagaaaaacaacttatacttaaaaatataacaattttaAAGCTATATTAATCAAATCACAATTGGAAACTGGTGCACTTCAGTAGTTGTAAAATTTTTACTTTATCTTATTCTGAAGAGATTTTTGTTGTGTCTCAGCTCTTCATATTTAGCACAAGTTATTAAAACCAACACAGTGTAATATATAATTGATGGATAAGTATAGTCTCTTAGGATGAAGAACTGGATCATAAAGTTTGTATATATAGAGTAATGTAACATGTGTTTGAGAAAAGTCATGTCCTTTTGCTTAAATACATAATTCTCCTTTTGCTTTCATTATTGTCTGATTCTGTATCTGTTTATTCTGCAGATAGTGCTCTTAATGCTGTTAAATGCCATTGAGATCCACGCTTTCAACATTCAGGCTACTTTTAACATTCAGTGTTCCTATTTGGTCTCACGATTTCAAAGGTGACAACTAACATAATCAATCACCTTGCCACATTACAACACAATCGTCTGATAGATCATGCATAAGCTCTTTGTGTTTTCCATATGCATTCATTGTAACAAAAAaaccatttttatttaataatttttttagtgtaaacTTCAAAGAAACCTCAAACAATACAGCCACCTTTAATACTATAATAATCAACTTCTCATGTTACAATCTCCAAATGGCCATGTGCTTCTTTTATACAAATATCCATTCAAATACTCCACTCATAAAGAAGGGCACTAGAAAGAACTTGGTGCCATAAAACCCCCTCCATGCCAGGATTCAAAGGATGGTATCCCTTGTAAGGATCTTTTAAGAAGCCCAGACACGGATACGACACGGACACGGACACAGAAATACGGCTAAACTGAAAATTATAGGACACGGGACACggctatatataaattaaaatgtagtaatatattttgttatatgaaaaaaaaatcaagaaaaacataaaaactcAACCGCATTTTTTTTTAGCTTTTATAGCGTGTCTAAAGAGGGAAACGTGCCTCCTCCGGCATATCCAGAAAGAGGATCGTTTCCGGCCCAATAAAAAGTGTCCAACACCGTGTCGGACACGCTTCCGTCGTGTGTTCGTGTCCGCGGTATATCGGAAACACCGACGGTACCTTTTTGGCCGTATCCGAGCTTCACACTTACATTTGCAATTTCATGGCTCAACTTGCATCATTTTAGTTGCTCATAATAAAAtccaaactaaaaattattaaaaaatcattaaatagaaattaatttttgaaactAAAAGAATTTAATTTCCTTCCATTAATCAAGCATCATGATGCAGATGGTGCAGTTAATAGTGCACTAGAGTggttttcattttaaaatagcAACCATTGTGGTCCTAATAGGTGTCAAATATTAGGTTTTCAATGTTTCCATGTAGTACAATACAAccagaaaaaccagaaaaaaaaattcaaagttaTTGCTCACTTTTAATACTTAATAATTTTAACttaagaataaaaatttatgcatGGTTGCTAAAGTAGACCAAAGCATCCCAGTAAACAAATGCACTTAAAAAATTatccattttaatttttgtatatgTACTATTTTTAACTTCTTTTACTTTCACCATTCAAATTCATAGAGACTAAAAATAGTATGCAGAGACTtatgatttttaaatatatgattAAGATACAAGATTTGTTCAACTTTAATAACCAtgagtttaaaatatttatgcttATTTTGTGTTCCAACATTTCTTTTCCTAAAAAATTTCCCAGCTCAGATTCTgctactttttatttaatttatcatcttatttttctattagtttgtccctttttttcattttttacttcATCACTGTGTTCTTTTTACTCCTAAACTGGCAATAATGACTGTTTGTGTAAACtagattattatttatatcaaatttctttactataacactatgatattttcaaatttggCTGCTACATCTTGCTTCACTGTGCAAGTTGACACCACACTTTTGAAGAGCTGAAGCTCAATCagagaacaaaaataaaaaccttCATTACAAACTCAATCATACCCTTATCTACAAATTGCAGACCTCATTTTCACCTCAcgaattcataaaaaataaataaaatacatttaacAAGTATACTATTTCATTCTCTGAGCACTGGACATGATGCATGTGTAATCTAGGTAAGTTGTGATGGTTACAGTCACATTCTAataaaattctaataaaataCTGGGTAACCAACAGAAGTGGCAGCCATATTTTGATAATACATCAATACATAAACTCATAATTAAAGCAATGTTCAATTTATTTTCCTAGTAAATCACAACATGGGATCAAGACTATGACACAGGTGCTTAATTCCAATTCCTCAAGATCCTAGAAAACCAGCAGCAGCAACAGAGGCATTAGCTGCAGCTAAGTCTTGAGAGACCAATTTCCTGTACAGTGAACTCTTAATGTTGTAAAATAGAGCAACTCTAAACACCTGTCATGGATTTTGCAACAAGTTGTTCTTCATGATCACCAGTGTAGGTTGCAAGTTCAAAATCAAATTGCATAAATCCGATCAACCTCAGAGTTGGAGAATTCAGAATGATGCCATGAGTTAGATCCACTTCTTCTGGCTAGCtgcttctccttcttcctcATTGACCTGCTTCTCTTAGACCTCACCACATAGAAAGTCATGGTGCCAATAACTCCAGATATTATCACCCCTCCAACTACTGTAACAAGAATAGCAGCCCACTTGTTCTTCCTACCCACAACAATGTAAGAAGAAGCAATAAATGCCACCGAAGTACAGACAGAAGCCAGCCACATGAGCTTGTTGATTACCTCCACCACCCTTTTCTCTGCCTTAGTTTCACCTCTAACCAAGGTGATTTGAACAACCACAACAGCCAAAGATGTAAAAAGTGCAATAGcattgaagatgaagaagattTTAAAAGCAGCATGAGCTGCTACCACAGCTGAGCCATCATCGTTATCACCGCCAGGCACGGTGAATATAGCAGCAAAAGCAACTGTAGCAAACAGCACCGCCACCACTGTTACTGACTGAGTGGCATTGTTGATTCCTTCCCTGTGGAGTTTCCTTAACTCTTTGGAAATATTATGAACATTTTTGTTCGTTCTTTTGGTTTGTTCAAGTTGAGTGTGAACATCTTTCTTGATTTGAGTAACAGTTTTCCTCAGTTCATCCCTTGGTTGGTTGAGCTCGTTAGCTCTAAGTGCTCCATATCGAGAAAGACATTCCTTTATATCTGATGCCTCTTCAGAGAGAGGAAGGCTTTCAGCAATGTCAAGAGCTGTTTTGTGGTCTCTGGTTAATGCATTGACATTGGTGTCTGGCAGATGTAATAACTCATTCACTATCTGTGCAGGAAGTTGAGAAACCATAGCATTAGATTTTCATTTGAGGAACTATGATGGATgattatattaagaaaaaaagttcAACAAAAAAGGCACAAAACTTCTGGACAAATGAACCGTACCAAATTAGCAGCTTCTTTTACATGTTTAGTtgcattttataattttatggaAAATCTAAAAAGCTATAATTAGGAAAGAAAACATTGTTATATTACATTGtaataaatgttttcttttGGAATAAAAACTCACCACATTTAGATGATTAAGAGCAGCATTAAGGACTGATGTTCACAAAACTATAACATTATTATCTATGTAACACGAACACTTCTAATACGTGAAATGTCCAAAATATACAGAAGACGGGGTCATggatttatatattacatcattatgaattatattatgaattatatgaTAGGAGATTATCATCATCATTGAAAATGACACTTTTAGTTGAgattaatttaaagaaaaattaacaactttaacAAATTTCACACTATATGAAGATATGATAggagattaaataaaaaatttgcaataatacatatataatataaatattcctAATTATATATAAGATTTGTTCGTTATGTCTACAATCATAATAGAAACTTATACAATTAAGTtatgagtttttagaaaatcatTGTATTtgtcctttttaaaattgtgttgaaGCTCTATTAGAATTGTCAAAGACCCaaagaatgttttttttttaattagacatTTCACCAATACGTATCGTATGAGTATTGTACACGTGTCAATGACACAGGGACTCATCATTTAAAAGGCATGTCCGAGCTTCATAGATTATTATTAGTACCCTAGGTATAAAAACAAGAGAAGACACGAATATCCTGCTACTAGGGGTAGGGATAAGGCTTATTTAGCTATTTGGTGAGACTCCCATTAGTTTTAGCAACTTGATTATATGGCCTCATCTATACACATATGGTGCAACTGTTGACATACCTCTACTCGTTTTTTCCTGGTTGCCACGTGTAGTGCCGTGTTACCAAATTTGTCAGGAAGCATAACAATAGCAGCATCCGCATCAAGAAGTAATTTTACCACATCACAACTCTGCCCTTTTACAGCCATATGCAATGCAGTTTGCCCTTTCCTGTCAGTCCTCCGAGCCAACTGCGGATCT encodes the following:
- the LOC137828826 gene encoding probable membrane-associated kinase regulator 4, with amino-acid sequence MATTLLACDPADDDYIDMEVNSYSNFFCHSQSYPQPREFEFQMSSIVQEKETTTSPADELFYKGKLLPLHLPPRLQMVEKLLEKSTSPFDKEDDIFEEFFSTPLATTYTTPTAGTPFESCNISPSDSCQVSRELNPEEYCNLAYPTDTSGGFVVENQKKSWTKKLKQSSLGSKLKASRAYLKSWFGKSGCSYETYATSTKVADEGSVSKAREVLNKHVQVAKKNPYGQIHRDRYQSSNSAMRSYKEKTSEDENNQHRRSFSVGIKMLSGNKSSSSSSSMSGSTSFSFSNKSYGSQARQLLKRCSSTNSEIENSIQGAIAHCKKSQQVLSSKKTASEVGLYSVSASRTSVCEDHERVEPRRGG
- the LOC137828827 gene encoding ankyrin repeat-containing protein ITN1 produces the protein MASHQPGTGADGQGEKGPPPPIPATASQNPLSEISPSPSPSPSSSTAPALVLSNSGKRIDQAGKKYVKQVTGRHNDTELHLAAQRGDVGAVRQILLDVDSQVMGTLGDDDDLDTEIAEVRACLVNEENELGETPLFTAAEKGHLHVVKELLNHSTAQTVSKKNRSGFDPLHIAASQGHHPIVQVLLDYDPGLSKTIGPSNSTPLITAATRGHTEVVNELLSKDCSLLEIARSNGKNALHLAARQGHVEIVKALLSKDPQLARRTDRKGQTALHMAVKGQSCDVVKLLLDADAAIVMLPDKFGNTALHVATRKKRVEIVNELLHLPDTNVNALTRDHKTALDIAESLPLSEEASDIKECLSRYGALRANELNQPRDELRKTVTQIKKDVHTQLEQTKRTNKNVHNISKELRKLHREGINNATQSVTVVAVLFATVAFAAIFTVPGGDNDDGSAVVAAHAAFKIFFIFNAIALFTSLAVVVVQITLVRGETKAEKRVVEVINKLMWLASVCTSVAFIASSYIVVGRKNKWAAILVTVVGGVIISGVIGTMTFYVVRSKRSRSMRKKEKQLARRSGSNSWHHSEFSNSEVDRIYAI